A section of the Salminus brasiliensis chromosome 10, fSalBra1.hap2, whole genome shotgun sequence genome encodes:
- the LOC140564214 gene encoding BRD4-interacting chromatin-remodeling complex-associated protein isoform X2 produces the protein MEDEDGTCLLDVLCDPQALNDFLHGTKELLSGDLLINSSSGEPSLFTDTPSPVSLLADDAGSHDTPTSGCVDLSFLDEALLASPAGGEDSEEPHDASEVQAEVPQQQEENEEEEETCDILQQSLQEADITEHTLALEAGLAQPGEPLSLYPASLPLPSPTYLSKSLNISGVTALPRDTQVAVDPPQPSLLAVGPGCPSLKPAAPQLMGLLPGNVFPAPSPETSFSLSPAQGSSMIIRKTLPSLAGRQLMTPAVRTTAAPEIILQRAPLPIQPKLPVNIQPRLVQISPKPSGQKTSAGLTFIPPAASQNILLSTPVASKQPPSSHPSAPTLNKPVSLQLVNQGGSIVIQPQGLFQGQSHFLLPSQSSVTVAQSTSTARPLLTTVSNQMPSGAPPAGHLVDGSQIVTVRPRHLNFSPVFTTPTGQLTLRQGALLSGPLQLQSAPPTVFQMPAQLTGAYTPHQQGQHGAVVHSPALGNQITLINSPSVLTPDMTSISIVNGPSVVQSLPFVSQAQRVMAGGPEEQLSLPQTPVLLLPERPGTDKTETNEQLQSILQSRLSSPASVQPPIAEMHSQPSPVVSLLQAPPESAHNPEPLASLPKHLITQPENQQTAEEDHSPQNQAFIHHLQQQALKPSASAESLSETLLVDSHISPAASETEASPIALAVCGQSDALSVLSECGGMPTPAHSGSEHSDMLSSPPILQCAGSTPSTMFPTPPLSDRQPVASSTFMALSTNPQGQEESVPCLSPSAPEKMCVSEQQPVSNPASTDISRAQQHVKQSNLRAPGVVAESELVSPDLQESHKVVSSQGTQMKTNIQVKIPVPSVSVEGKESLTLAMRQHRIKQQLCLDHNAILNPNTRSRFTSLEDALRQLLPYHTCSRALPNQADLMTVDKQFENVSGLLLKRTSDMLNKYRKLLLAESQQESPSAEMVMLERLFLQSERFSLGEERRRARGDPESFLMSLRKASLHHSMVPSGRADASSSPPSPPAWALHSDRPPGLKTYRSRSRGALRLTIKHESGSRKVIHNSACDNPHGPLGHKRTSAGQLTNGGGDTQEKPEALKPPSLSPPESSSQPVQQAVGRCHTDTETSRTACDLQELPHSTDNSECTAASPESLLPELCPPELKRTKLDSSDTLCPGSSPLVEDSGLSEHLQSAIDSILELQRLQGPAAGVKPKLQQSHSLEQAVSCMLEGEL, from the exons ATGGAGGATGAAGATGGGACATGTTTACTTGATGTGCTGTG TGATCCACAAGCTCTGAATGACTTCCTTCATGGGACAAAAGAG CTGCTGAGTGGAGACCTGCTCATTAATTCCTCCTCTGGGGAGCCATCCCTGTTCACAGACACCCCG AGTCCTGTGTCTTTGTTGGCAGATGATGCTGGTTCGCATGACACGCCTACCTCAGGCTGTGTGGATCTCTCCTTCTTGGATGAGGCCTTGCTGGCTTCGCCAGCTGGAGGAGAAGATTCAGAGGAGCCACACGATGCCTCAGAAGTACAGGCAGAGGTGCCACAGCAGCAAGAGGAaaatgaggaggaagaggagacgTGCGACATCTTGCAGCAAAGTCTCCAGGAGGCTGACATCACTGAGCACACGCTAGCGTTGGAGGCAGGTCTTGCCCAACCTGGAGAACCCTTGTCGCTTTACCCTGCTAGTTTGCCTCTTCCTTCACCGACATATCTGTCCAAATCACTTAACATCTCTGGGGTCACTGCCTTGCCCAGGGACACACAGGTTGCAGTAGACCCTCCGCAACCATCCCTGTTAGCTGTTGGACCAGGCTGTCCCTCGCTCAAACCTGCAGCACCCCAGTTAATGGGACTGCTACCTGGGAACGTATTCCCTGCACCTTCTCCTGAGACTTCTTTCTCCTTGAGTCCTGCACAGGGCTCCAGCATGATCATCCGTAAAACCCTACCTAGCCTTGCTGGCCGCCAGTTGATGACCCCTGCTGTTAGGACCACAGCAGCTCCAGAGATCATACTGCAGAGGGCTCCTCTGCCCATTCAGCCCAAGCTGCCAGTAAACATTCAGCCTAGGTTGGTGCAAATTAGCCCTAAGCCATCAGGGCAGAAAACATCAGCAGGACTTACTTTTATTCCACCAGCTGCATCACAAAACATCCTGCTGTCCACTCCTGTGGCCTCCAAGCAGCCTCCATCATCGCATCCGTCTGCACCCACACTAAACAAACCTGTCAGCCTCCAGCTAGTCAACCAAGGGGGCTCCATCGTCATTCAGCCTCAAGGCCTCTTTCAGGGCCAAAGTCACTTCCTTTTGCCTAGCCAAAGCTCTGTAACTGTGGCCCAGTCTACAAGCACTGCTAGGCCTCTTCTCACTACAGTGAGCAATCAGATGCCAAGCGGAGCCCCTCCAGCAGGACACCTCGTTGACGGCTCACAGATTGTGACGGTACGCCCTAGGCATCTGAATTTCAGCCCTGTATTTACAACTCCTACTGGCCAGCTCACGCTTAGACAAGGAGCTCTCCTGTCAGGGCCCCTGCAGCTTCAGTCAGCACCTCCTACCGTCTTCCAGATGCCAGCACAGCTAACAGGGGCCTACACTCCACATCAGCaggggcagcatggtgctgtgGTCCACAGCCCTGCCTTAGGAAACCAGATCACCTTGATCAATAGCCCCAGTGTGCTCACCCCTGATATGACATCCATATCGATAGTGAACGGGCCATCAGTGGTGCAGAGCCTGCCCTTTGTGTCGCAAGCACAGAGAGTTATGGCAGGAGGCCCCGAGGAGCAGCTAAGTCTTCCACAGACCCCGGTGCTTCTCTTGCCTGAACGACCTGGAACAGATAAGACTGAAACAAACGAGCAGCTCCAAAGCATCTTACAA AGTAGACTGTCTTCTCCAGCCTCGGTCCAGCCACCCATTGCAGAAATGCACTCACAGCCTTCTCCAGTGGTCAGTCTTCTGCAAGCACCACCAGAGAGCGCTCATAACCCTGAGCCTCTTGCATCGTTACCCAAACACCTAATTACCCAACCAGAGAATCAACAGACTGCTGAAGAAGACCATAGTCCTCAGAATCAAGCCTTTATACATCATCTCCAACAG CAAGCACTTAAACCTTCAGCCTCTGCCGAGTCCTTGTCCGAGACGCTGTTAGTGGATAGTCACATCTCTCCTGCAGCCAGTGAGACAGAAGCTTCACCCATagccctggctgtgtgtggtCAGTCCGATGCTCTCTCTGTTCTGTCTGAGTGTGGTGGGATGCCCACCCCAGCACATTCTGGGTCAGAGCACAGTGACATGCTGTCCTCGCCACCTATTCTCCAATGCGCTGGAAGCACCCCTTCCACCATGTTCCCTACACCTCCTCTTTCAGACAGACAGCCTGTGGCCTCCTCTACGTTCATGGCTCTCAGCACAAACCCCCAGGGTCAAGAGGAATCTGTGCCATGCCTGAgtccatctgctccagaaaagatgtgtgtgtccgAACAACAGCCTGTATCCAACCCTGCTTCTACTGACATTAGTAGAGCTCAGCAGCACGTGAAGCAAAGCA ATCTCAGAGCTCCTGGCGTGGTGGCTGAGAGTGAGCTTGTCTCGCCAGACCTTCAGGAGAGCCACAAAGTTGTGTCATCACAGGGCACTCAGATGAAGACCAATATTCAGGTTAAGATACCA GTGCCCTCTGTCAGTGTGGAGGGAAAAGAAAGTCTCACTCTAGCAATGCGGCAGCACAG GATTAAGCAGCAGCTTTGTTTGGACCACAATGCCATTCTCAATCCAAACACTCGTTCCCGGTTCACTTCGCTAGAGGATGCACTGAGACAGCTGTTGCCCTACCATACCTGCTCCAGAGCCTTACCCAACCAAGCTGATCTGATGACAG TGGATAAGCAGTTTGAGAATGTATCAGGGCTGCTGCTGAAACGTACCTCAGACATGCTGAACAAGTACAGGAAACTCTTACTGGCAGAATCCCAG CAGGAGAGTCCATCAGCAGAGATGGTGATGCTGGAGCGGCTGTTCCTGCAATCAGAGAGATTTTCACTGGGGGAGGAGAGACGCAGAGCCAGGGGAGATCCAG AGTCGTTCCTGATGTCCTTGCGTAAAGCCTCATTGCATCACAGCATGGTTCCCTCAGGCCGTGCTGACGCCTCAAGCAGTCCTCCTTCTCCACCTGCGTGGGCTCTGCACTCGGACAGGCCTCCGGGCCTTAAGACCTATCGCTCCAGAAGCAGGGGGGCACTCCGCCTCACCATCAAACATGAATCAGGATCGCGCAAAGTCATCCACAACTCAGCCTGCGATAACCCGCACGGCCCCTTGGGCCACAAGCGTACCTCTGCCGGGCAGCTAACCAACGGAGGAGGAGACACGCAGGAGAAACCAGAAGCGCTTAAGCCTCCGTCGCTCAGTCCCCCAGAGAGCAGCTCTCAGCCTGTGCAGCAAGCAGTGGGGAGATGTCATACGGACACAGAGACAAGCAGGACAGCCTGCGATTTGCAGGAGCTCCCACATTCCACGGACAATTCGGAGTGCACAGCTGCAAGTCCAGAGAGTTTACTTCCAGAGCTTTGTCCTCCAGAGCTCAAACGGACAAAGCTGGACTCTTCAGACACACTGTGTCCAGGTTCCTCTCCGCTGGTGGAGGACAGCGGTCTTAGCGAGCACCTGCAGAGCGCCATAGACAGCATCTTGGAGCTGCAGCGGTTGCAGGGCCCAGCCGCCGGGGTCAAACCCAAACTACAGCAGAGCCACTCACTAGAACAAGCAGTCAGCTGCATGCTGGAGGgcgagctgtaa
- the LOC140564214 gene encoding BRD4-interacting chromatin-remodeling complex-associated protein isoform X1, which yields MEDEDGTCLLDVLCDPQALNDFLHGTKELLSGDLLINSSSGEPSLFTDTPSPVSLLADDAGSHDTPTSGCVDLSFLDEALLASPAGGEDSEEPHDASEVQAEVPQQQEENEEEEETCDILQQSLQEADITEHTLALEAGLAQPGEPLSLYPASLPLPSPTYLSKSLNISGVTALPRDTQVAVDPPQPSLLAVGPGCPSLKPAAPQLMGLLPGNVFPAPSPETSFSLSPAQGSSMIIRKTLPSLAGRQLMTPAVRTTAAPEIILQRAPLPIQPKLPVNIQPRLVQISPKPSGQKTSAGLTFIPPAASQNILLSTPVASKQPPSSHPSAPTLNKPVSLQLVNQGGSIVIQPQGLFQGQSHFLLPSQSSVTVAQSTSTARPLLTTVSNQMPSGAPPAGHLVDGSQIVTVRPRHLNFSPVFTTPTGQLTLRQGALLSGPLQLQSAPPTVFQMPAQLTGAYTPHQQGQHGAVVHSPALGNQITLINSPSVLTPDMTSISIVNGPSVVQSLPFVSQAQRVMAGGPEEQLSLPQTPVLLLPERPGTDKTETNEQLQSILQQSRLSSPASVQPPIAEMHSQPSPVVSLLQAPPESAHNPEPLASLPKHLITQPENQQTAEEDHSPQNQAFIHHLQQQALKPSASAESLSETLLVDSHISPAASETEASPIALAVCGQSDALSVLSECGGMPTPAHSGSEHSDMLSSPPILQCAGSTPSTMFPTPPLSDRQPVASSTFMALSTNPQGQEESVPCLSPSAPEKMCVSEQQPVSNPASTDISRAQQHVKQSNLRAPGVVAESELVSPDLQESHKVVSSQGTQMKTNIQVKIPVPSVSVEGKESLTLAMRQHRIKQQLCLDHNAILNPNTRSRFTSLEDALRQLLPYHTCSRALPNQADLMTVDKQFENVSGLLLKRTSDMLNKYRKLLLAESQQESPSAEMVMLERLFLQSERFSLGEERRRARGDPESFLMSLRKASLHHSMVPSGRADASSSPPSPPAWALHSDRPPGLKTYRSRSRGALRLTIKHESGSRKVIHNSACDNPHGPLGHKRTSAGQLTNGGGDTQEKPEALKPPSLSPPESSSQPVQQAVGRCHTDTETSRTACDLQELPHSTDNSECTAASPESLLPELCPPELKRTKLDSSDTLCPGSSPLVEDSGLSEHLQSAIDSILELQRLQGPAAGVKPKLQQSHSLEQAVSCMLEGEL from the exons ATGGAGGATGAAGATGGGACATGTTTACTTGATGTGCTGTG TGATCCACAAGCTCTGAATGACTTCCTTCATGGGACAAAAGAG CTGCTGAGTGGAGACCTGCTCATTAATTCCTCCTCTGGGGAGCCATCCCTGTTCACAGACACCCCG AGTCCTGTGTCTTTGTTGGCAGATGATGCTGGTTCGCATGACACGCCTACCTCAGGCTGTGTGGATCTCTCCTTCTTGGATGAGGCCTTGCTGGCTTCGCCAGCTGGAGGAGAAGATTCAGAGGAGCCACACGATGCCTCAGAAGTACAGGCAGAGGTGCCACAGCAGCAAGAGGAaaatgaggaggaagaggagacgTGCGACATCTTGCAGCAAAGTCTCCAGGAGGCTGACATCACTGAGCACACGCTAGCGTTGGAGGCAGGTCTTGCCCAACCTGGAGAACCCTTGTCGCTTTACCCTGCTAGTTTGCCTCTTCCTTCACCGACATATCTGTCCAAATCACTTAACATCTCTGGGGTCACTGCCTTGCCCAGGGACACACAGGTTGCAGTAGACCCTCCGCAACCATCCCTGTTAGCTGTTGGACCAGGCTGTCCCTCGCTCAAACCTGCAGCACCCCAGTTAATGGGACTGCTACCTGGGAACGTATTCCCTGCACCTTCTCCTGAGACTTCTTTCTCCTTGAGTCCTGCACAGGGCTCCAGCATGATCATCCGTAAAACCCTACCTAGCCTTGCTGGCCGCCAGTTGATGACCCCTGCTGTTAGGACCACAGCAGCTCCAGAGATCATACTGCAGAGGGCTCCTCTGCCCATTCAGCCCAAGCTGCCAGTAAACATTCAGCCTAGGTTGGTGCAAATTAGCCCTAAGCCATCAGGGCAGAAAACATCAGCAGGACTTACTTTTATTCCACCAGCTGCATCACAAAACATCCTGCTGTCCACTCCTGTGGCCTCCAAGCAGCCTCCATCATCGCATCCGTCTGCACCCACACTAAACAAACCTGTCAGCCTCCAGCTAGTCAACCAAGGGGGCTCCATCGTCATTCAGCCTCAAGGCCTCTTTCAGGGCCAAAGTCACTTCCTTTTGCCTAGCCAAAGCTCTGTAACTGTGGCCCAGTCTACAAGCACTGCTAGGCCTCTTCTCACTACAGTGAGCAATCAGATGCCAAGCGGAGCCCCTCCAGCAGGACACCTCGTTGACGGCTCACAGATTGTGACGGTACGCCCTAGGCATCTGAATTTCAGCCCTGTATTTACAACTCCTACTGGCCAGCTCACGCTTAGACAAGGAGCTCTCCTGTCAGGGCCCCTGCAGCTTCAGTCAGCACCTCCTACCGTCTTCCAGATGCCAGCACAGCTAACAGGGGCCTACACTCCACATCAGCaggggcagcatggtgctgtgGTCCACAGCCCTGCCTTAGGAAACCAGATCACCTTGATCAATAGCCCCAGTGTGCTCACCCCTGATATGACATCCATATCGATAGTGAACGGGCCATCAGTGGTGCAGAGCCTGCCCTTTGTGTCGCAAGCACAGAGAGTTATGGCAGGAGGCCCCGAGGAGCAGCTAAGTCTTCCACAGACCCCGGTGCTTCTCTTGCCTGAACGACCTGGAACAGATAAGACTGAAACAAACGAGCAGCTCCAAAGCATCTTACAA CAGAGTAGACTGTCTTCTCCAGCCTCGGTCCAGCCACCCATTGCAGAAATGCACTCACAGCCTTCTCCAGTGGTCAGTCTTCTGCAAGCACCACCAGAGAGCGCTCATAACCCTGAGCCTCTTGCATCGTTACCCAAACACCTAATTACCCAACCAGAGAATCAACAGACTGCTGAAGAAGACCATAGTCCTCAGAATCAAGCCTTTATACATCATCTCCAACAG CAAGCACTTAAACCTTCAGCCTCTGCCGAGTCCTTGTCCGAGACGCTGTTAGTGGATAGTCACATCTCTCCTGCAGCCAGTGAGACAGAAGCTTCACCCATagccctggctgtgtgtggtCAGTCCGATGCTCTCTCTGTTCTGTCTGAGTGTGGTGGGATGCCCACCCCAGCACATTCTGGGTCAGAGCACAGTGACATGCTGTCCTCGCCACCTATTCTCCAATGCGCTGGAAGCACCCCTTCCACCATGTTCCCTACACCTCCTCTTTCAGACAGACAGCCTGTGGCCTCCTCTACGTTCATGGCTCTCAGCACAAACCCCCAGGGTCAAGAGGAATCTGTGCCATGCCTGAgtccatctgctccagaaaagatgtgtgtgtccgAACAACAGCCTGTATCCAACCCTGCTTCTACTGACATTAGTAGAGCTCAGCAGCACGTGAAGCAAAGCA ATCTCAGAGCTCCTGGCGTGGTGGCTGAGAGTGAGCTTGTCTCGCCAGACCTTCAGGAGAGCCACAAAGTTGTGTCATCACAGGGCACTCAGATGAAGACCAATATTCAGGTTAAGATACCA GTGCCCTCTGTCAGTGTGGAGGGAAAAGAAAGTCTCACTCTAGCAATGCGGCAGCACAG GATTAAGCAGCAGCTTTGTTTGGACCACAATGCCATTCTCAATCCAAACACTCGTTCCCGGTTCACTTCGCTAGAGGATGCACTGAGACAGCTGTTGCCCTACCATACCTGCTCCAGAGCCTTACCCAACCAAGCTGATCTGATGACAG TGGATAAGCAGTTTGAGAATGTATCAGGGCTGCTGCTGAAACGTACCTCAGACATGCTGAACAAGTACAGGAAACTCTTACTGGCAGAATCCCAG CAGGAGAGTCCATCAGCAGAGATGGTGATGCTGGAGCGGCTGTTCCTGCAATCAGAGAGATTTTCACTGGGGGAGGAGAGACGCAGAGCCAGGGGAGATCCAG AGTCGTTCCTGATGTCCTTGCGTAAAGCCTCATTGCATCACAGCATGGTTCCCTCAGGCCGTGCTGACGCCTCAAGCAGTCCTCCTTCTCCACCTGCGTGGGCTCTGCACTCGGACAGGCCTCCGGGCCTTAAGACCTATCGCTCCAGAAGCAGGGGGGCACTCCGCCTCACCATCAAACATGAATCAGGATCGCGCAAAGTCATCCACAACTCAGCCTGCGATAACCCGCACGGCCCCTTGGGCCACAAGCGTACCTCTGCCGGGCAGCTAACCAACGGAGGAGGAGACACGCAGGAGAAACCAGAAGCGCTTAAGCCTCCGTCGCTCAGTCCCCCAGAGAGCAGCTCTCAGCCTGTGCAGCAAGCAGTGGGGAGATGTCATACGGACACAGAGACAAGCAGGACAGCCTGCGATTTGCAGGAGCTCCCACATTCCACGGACAATTCGGAGTGCACAGCTGCAAGTCCAGAGAGTTTACTTCCAGAGCTTTGTCCTCCAGAGCTCAAACGGACAAAGCTGGACTCTTCAGACACACTGTGTCCAGGTTCCTCTCCGCTGGTGGAGGACAGCGGTCTTAGCGAGCACCTGCAGAGCGCCATAGACAGCATCTTGGAGCTGCAGCGGTTGCAGGGCCCAGCCGCCGGGGTCAAACCCAAACTACAGCAGAGCCACTCACTAGAACAAGCAGTCAGCTGCATGCTGGAGGgcgagctgtaa
- the LOC140564214 gene encoding BRD4-interacting chromatin-remodeling complex-associated protein isoform X3, which yields MEDEDGTCLLDVLCDPQALNDFLHGTKELLSGDLLINSSSGEPSLFTDTPSPVSLLADDAGSHDTPTSGCVDLSFLDEALLASPAGGEDSEEPHDASEVQAEVPQQQEENEEEEETCDILQQSLQEADITEHTLALEAGLAQPGEPLSLYPASLPLPSPTYLSKSLNISGVTALPRDTQVAVDPPQPSLLAVGPGCPSLKPAAPQLMGLLPGNVFPAPSPETSFSLSPAQGSSMIIRKTLPSLAGRQLMTPAVRTTAAPEIILQRAPLPIQPKLPVNIQPRLVQISPKPSGQKTSAGLTFIPPAASQNILLSTPVASKQPPSSHPSAPTLNKPVSLQLVNQGGSIVIQPQGLFQGQSHFLLPSQSSVTVAQSTSTARPLLTTVSNQMPSGAPPAGHLVDGSQIVTVRPRHLNFSPVFTTPTGQLTLRQGALLSGPLQLQSAPPTVFQMPAQLTGAYTPHQQGQHGAVVHSPALGNQITLINSPSVLTPDMTSISIVNGPSVVQSLPFVSQAQRVMAGGPEEQLSLPQTPVLLLPERPGTDKTETNEQLQSILQQSRLSSPASVQPPIAEMHSQPSPVVSLLQAPPESAHNPEPLASLPKHLITQPENQQTAEEDHSPQNQAFIHHLQQQALKPSASAESLSETLLVDSHISPAASETEASPIALAVCGQSDALSVLSECGGMPTPAHSGSEHSDMLSSPPILQCAGSTPSTMFPTPPLSDRQPVASSTFMALSTNPQGQEESVPCLSPSAPEKMCVSEQQPVSNPASTDISRAQQHVKQSNLRAPGVVAESELVSPDLQESHKVVSSQGTQMKTNIQVPSVSVEGKESLTLAMRQHRIKQQLCLDHNAILNPNTRSRFTSLEDALRQLLPYHTCSRALPNQADLMTVDKQFENVSGLLLKRTSDMLNKYRKLLLAESQQESPSAEMVMLERLFLQSERFSLGEERRRARGDPESFLMSLRKASLHHSMVPSGRADASSSPPSPPAWALHSDRPPGLKTYRSRSRGALRLTIKHESGSRKVIHNSACDNPHGPLGHKRTSAGQLTNGGGDTQEKPEALKPPSLSPPESSSQPVQQAVGRCHTDTETSRTACDLQELPHSTDNSECTAASPESLLPELCPPELKRTKLDSSDTLCPGSSPLVEDSGLSEHLQSAIDSILELQRLQGPAAGVKPKLQQSHSLEQAVSCMLEGEL from the exons ATGGAGGATGAAGATGGGACATGTTTACTTGATGTGCTGTG TGATCCACAAGCTCTGAATGACTTCCTTCATGGGACAAAAGAG CTGCTGAGTGGAGACCTGCTCATTAATTCCTCCTCTGGGGAGCCATCCCTGTTCACAGACACCCCG AGTCCTGTGTCTTTGTTGGCAGATGATGCTGGTTCGCATGACACGCCTACCTCAGGCTGTGTGGATCTCTCCTTCTTGGATGAGGCCTTGCTGGCTTCGCCAGCTGGAGGAGAAGATTCAGAGGAGCCACACGATGCCTCAGAAGTACAGGCAGAGGTGCCACAGCAGCAAGAGGAaaatgaggaggaagaggagacgTGCGACATCTTGCAGCAAAGTCTCCAGGAGGCTGACATCACTGAGCACACGCTAGCGTTGGAGGCAGGTCTTGCCCAACCTGGAGAACCCTTGTCGCTTTACCCTGCTAGTTTGCCTCTTCCTTCACCGACATATCTGTCCAAATCACTTAACATCTCTGGGGTCACTGCCTTGCCCAGGGACACACAGGTTGCAGTAGACCCTCCGCAACCATCCCTGTTAGCTGTTGGACCAGGCTGTCCCTCGCTCAAACCTGCAGCACCCCAGTTAATGGGACTGCTACCTGGGAACGTATTCCCTGCACCTTCTCCTGAGACTTCTTTCTCCTTGAGTCCTGCACAGGGCTCCAGCATGATCATCCGTAAAACCCTACCTAGCCTTGCTGGCCGCCAGTTGATGACCCCTGCTGTTAGGACCACAGCAGCTCCAGAGATCATACTGCAGAGGGCTCCTCTGCCCATTCAGCCCAAGCTGCCAGTAAACATTCAGCCTAGGTTGGTGCAAATTAGCCCTAAGCCATCAGGGCAGAAAACATCAGCAGGACTTACTTTTATTCCACCAGCTGCATCACAAAACATCCTGCTGTCCACTCCTGTGGCCTCCAAGCAGCCTCCATCATCGCATCCGTCTGCACCCACACTAAACAAACCTGTCAGCCTCCAGCTAGTCAACCAAGGGGGCTCCATCGTCATTCAGCCTCAAGGCCTCTTTCAGGGCCAAAGTCACTTCCTTTTGCCTAGCCAAAGCTCTGTAACTGTGGCCCAGTCTACAAGCACTGCTAGGCCTCTTCTCACTACAGTGAGCAATCAGATGCCAAGCGGAGCCCCTCCAGCAGGACACCTCGTTGACGGCTCACAGATTGTGACGGTACGCCCTAGGCATCTGAATTTCAGCCCTGTATTTACAACTCCTACTGGCCAGCTCACGCTTAGACAAGGAGCTCTCCTGTCAGGGCCCCTGCAGCTTCAGTCAGCACCTCCTACCGTCTTCCAGATGCCAGCACAGCTAACAGGGGCCTACACTCCACATCAGCaggggcagcatggtgctgtgGTCCACAGCCCTGCCTTAGGAAACCAGATCACCTTGATCAATAGCCCCAGTGTGCTCACCCCTGATATGACATCCATATCGATAGTGAACGGGCCATCAGTGGTGCAGAGCCTGCCCTTTGTGTCGCAAGCACAGAGAGTTATGGCAGGAGGCCCCGAGGAGCAGCTAAGTCTTCCACAGACCCCGGTGCTTCTCTTGCCTGAACGACCTGGAACAGATAAGACTGAAACAAACGAGCAGCTCCAAAGCATCTTACAA CAGAGTAGACTGTCTTCTCCAGCCTCGGTCCAGCCACCCATTGCAGAAATGCACTCACAGCCTTCTCCAGTGGTCAGTCTTCTGCAAGCACCACCAGAGAGCGCTCATAACCCTGAGCCTCTTGCATCGTTACCCAAACACCTAATTACCCAACCAGAGAATCAACAGACTGCTGAAGAAGACCATAGTCCTCAGAATCAAGCCTTTATACATCATCTCCAACAG CAAGCACTTAAACCTTCAGCCTCTGCCGAGTCCTTGTCCGAGACGCTGTTAGTGGATAGTCACATCTCTCCTGCAGCCAGTGAGACAGAAGCTTCACCCATagccctggctgtgtgtggtCAGTCCGATGCTCTCTCTGTTCTGTCTGAGTGTGGTGGGATGCCCACCCCAGCACATTCTGGGTCAGAGCACAGTGACATGCTGTCCTCGCCACCTATTCTCCAATGCGCTGGAAGCACCCCTTCCACCATGTTCCCTACACCTCCTCTTTCAGACAGACAGCCTGTGGCCTCCTCTACGTTCATGGCTCTCAGCACAAACCCCCAGGGTCAAGAGGAATCTGTGCCATGCCTGAgtccatctgctccagaaaagatgtgtgtgtccgAACAACAGCCTGTATCCAACCCTGCTTCTACTGACATTAGTAGAGCTCAGCAGCACGTGAAGCAAAGCA ATCTCAGAGCTCCTGGCGTGGTGGCTGAGAGTGAGCTTGTCTCGCCAGACCTTCAGGAGAGCCACAAAGTTGTGTCATCACAGGGCACTCAGATGAAGACCAATATTCAG GTGCCCTCTGTCAGTGTGGAGGGAAAAGAAAGTCTCACTCTAGCAATGCGGCAGCACAG GATTAAGCAGCAGCTTTGTTTGGACCACAATGCCATTCTCAATCCAAACACTCGTTCCCGGTTCACTTCGCTAGAGGATGCACTGAGACAGCTGTTGCCCTACCATACCTGCTCCAGAGCCTTACCCAACCAAGCTGATCTGATGACAG TGGATAAGCAGTTTGAGAATGTATCAGGGCTGCTGCTGAAACGTACCTCAGACATGCTGAACAAGTACAGGAAACTCTTACTGGCAGAATCCCAG CAGGAGAGTCCATCAGCAGAGATGGTGATGCTGGAGCGGCTGTTCCTGCAATCAGAGAGATTTTCACTGGGGGAGGAGAGACGCAGAGCCAGGGGAGATCCAG AGTCGTTCCTGATGTCCTTGCGTAAAGCCTCATTGCATCACAGCATGGTTCCCTCAGGCCGTGCTGACGCCTCAAGCAGTCCTCCTTCTCCACCTGCGTGGGCTCTGCACTCGGACAGGCCTCCGGGCCTTAAGACCTATCGCTCCAGAAGCAGGGGGGCACTCCGCCTCACCATCAAACATGAATCAGGATCGCGCAAAGTCATCCACAACTCAGCCTGCGATAACCCGCACGGCCCCTTGGGCCACAAGCGTACCTCTGCCGGGCAGCTAACCAACGGAGGAGGAGACACGCAGGAGAAACCAGAAGCGCTTAAGCCTCCGTCGCTCAGTCCCCCAGAGAGCAGCTCTCAGCCTGTGCAGCAAGCAGTGGGGAGATGTCATACGGACACAGAGACAAGCAGGACAGCCTGCGATTTGCAGGAGCTCCCACATTCCACGGACAATTCGGAGTGCACAGCTGCAAGTCCAGAGAGTTTACTTCCAGAGCTTTGTCCTCCAGAGCTCAAACGGACAAAGCTGGACTCTTCAGACACACTGTGTCCAGGTTCCTCTCCGCTGGTGGAGGACAGCGGTCTTAGCGAGCACCTGCAGAGCGCCATAGACAGCATCTTGGAGCTGCAGCGGTTGCAGGGCCCAGCCGCCGGGGTCAAACCCAAACTACAGCAGAGCCACTCACTAGAACAAGCAGTCAGCTGCATGCTGGAGGgcgagctgtaa